Proteins from a genomic interval of Chryseobacterium indologenes:
- a CDS encoding RHS repeat-associated core domain-containing protein, whose translation MFYAGCERSSVRISFARNSAGAPEITGINNYYPFGLNHIGGGNISPFSNYHSYKFGGKELQETGMYDFGARMYMPDLGRWGVIDPMAEIMRRHSPYNYAFNNPISFIDPDGMAPLNQFRMMSDSRPDATSGWTNPNWLGRGSYGNIDYGETLAPGGGGGVYETDYGTVYEGSYARDAFSDLVSGNPPRSKNNGSIWNKIGQFFKGLFSKENLAVAATSHGTLEIGELQLITAEYYASARAGIGIAGASIGAATLGAILMPTMMKDAEYNWTRDLPLDVPITTGDINRNGILLYRGVSSKAKGSMYFEAMQGVAIPGGFRQVATTFGPHRDMELHAGGDNLSIWTSWTSDINVARDFATGNAFYTNGVPGIIMSKTFTTGQAVPNPFTLAESEWLVTGVTYGAKVQYVLPRSK comes from the coding sequence ATCTTTTACGCAGGCTGCGAACGCAGTTCAGTGAGGATAAGTTTCGCCAGAAACAGCGCAGGCGCTCCTGAAATTACCGGAATAAACAACTATTATCCATTTGGGCTTAACCATATCGGAGGTGGAAATATTTCACCTTTCTCTAACTATCATTCTTATAAATTTGGAGGCAAAGAACTTCAGGAAACAGGAATGTATGACTTTGGAGCGAGGATGTATATGCCTGATCTGGGAAGATGGGGCGTGATAGATCCTATGGCGGAGATAATGAGACGCCATAGTCCTTATAACTATGCTTTCAATAACCCGATCAGTTTTATCGATCCTGATGGAATGGCTCCCTTGAACCAATTTAGGATGATGTCAGATTCTCGTCCTGATGCGACTTCCGGTTGGACAAACCCCAATTGGTTGGGAAGAGGATCATACGGTAATATAGATTATGGAGAAACTTTAGCACCTGGAGGTGGTGGAGGTGTTTATGAAACTGATTATGGAACTGTATATGAAGGAAGTTATGCGAGAGATGCTTTTTCAGATTTGGTGTCGGGAAATCCTCCTCGATCTAAAAATAATGGAAGTATTTGGAATAAAATTGGGCAATTTTTTAAAGGACTATTTAGTAAAGAAAATTTGGCTGTTGCAGCCACTTCACATGGAACACTTGAAATTGGAGAATTACAATTAATAACAGCAGAATATTATGCCAGTGCAAGAGCAGGCATTGGCATAGCGGGAGCTTCTATTGGGGCGGCAACTTTAGGTGCTATTTTGATGCCTACAATGATGAAAGATGCTGAATATAATTGGACGAGAGATTTGCCATTAGATGTACCTATTACAACAGGAGATATAAATCGTAATGGTATATTACTGTATAGAGGAGTTTCTTCAAAAGCTAAAGGCTCTATGTATTTTGAAGCAATGCAGGGAGTTGCAATACCTGGAGGATTTAGACAAGTCGCTACAACTTTTGGTCCTCATAGGGATATGGAATTACACGCTGGAGGAGATAATCTTAGCATTTGGACTAGTTGGACTAGTGATATAAATGTTGCAAGAGATTTCGCTACGGGTAATGCATTTTACACAAATGGAGTTCCTGGGATTATTATGTCTAAAACATTTACCACAGGGCAAGCTGTTCCAAATCCTTTCACATTAGCTGAATCTGAATGGCTTGTAACTGGAGTTACATATGGAGCTAAAGTTCAATATGTTTTACCAAGATCAAAATAA